The genomic window TACCTAGTCCAAATGTTTTCTTTGGTGATTATACAAATATTACGGCACACGCTGGAATCGTGAGACCTATCTGGACAAGATTACACAAAGGCCAGTTGAGCATTTGGACAGATTTGCTGACACACGATAAACTCTTAAGTTCACAAACCAATGATGATCTGTCGGTTACCAAGATCGATTTCGAAAACTACCCTAACCCGGGATCAGAATACACATTGGTATCATATAAATTGCGAAAATCCAGCAAAGTCAGTATAATTTTAAAGGATTTAGGAGGTAATACCATTTATAAATTTCTCGATCAGGAGCCAAAAGAATATGGAAAATATGTTGAAAGACTTGATACAGGAAAACTGCAGCTCACGAGCGCTACCTATGTATTGCAAATCTATCTTGGGAATCGCCTGTATGAATCTCGAAAAATAATAATTCATTCGGATAAATAAGCGTTTAAACAATTAACAAATGCGCCATGATATTTATATGATGTCTTTTTGATATTTTGCAATAAAGATATCTTAAATTAGTAAAAAAAAGCGTTCTTTGCATAAGATTTGAATTTTATTGATAGAACCAACCAAAAGTATAAAAGTGTCAGAATCAAATTATATCCCACGATTTCATAATGTTAATCATACCGATTTCAACAGAGCCATTAGAACAAAAGTGCAGGCTTATTTCGAATCAAAAAGGAAATCTCAAACCGGGAATTGGAGCTTATACTTCAAAGCGATCTTGCTCTGGCTTTCATATTTTTTGCTTTACACGCAATTGGTGTTTTTCACTCCAAACCCATGGCTCGGCATTTTAGAATGTTTGGTACTCGGCGTTTTGACAGCCGGTATTGGATTCAATGTTATGCATGACGGTGGGCATGGCTCATTCAGCAATTCAAAATTCATTAACTTTATTGCAGCAAACTCAGTTAATTTATTGGGAGCAAGTGCTCTGATGTGGCACACTAAACACAATGTCATCCATCATACTTATACTAATATTGCAGGAGTAGATGATGATATCGATCTCCAGCCTTTTGTAAGAATGAGTCCAGCTCAGGGCAGGCACCTTTTACATAGATTTCAATTCATCTATGTTTGGATGTTGTATCCTCTGCTTTTGATATTTTGGGTATTCTATTCTGATTTCCGAAAATATTTCTCAGGAAAAATTGGTGTCATAAAAATCCAAAATTTTAAAATAACACAACACTTTACATTTTGGCTGGCAAAAATCGTTTACTTTGTCATCATGCTGGTGATACCTATTTATTTTGTTGGATTTCTGCCTTGGCTGATCGGGTACTTGGTACTGAGTTTTACTGCAGGTTTAATTTTGAGCGTAGTGTTCCAGTTGGCGCATACTGTTGAGGTAGCAAGCTTTCCGGAGCCAACCGAGACCACACATGAAATTGAAAATGAATGGGCCATTCATCAGGTAAATACAACGGTTAATTTTGCTACAAAAAGCAAAATGGTTTCCTGGTTCGTGGGAGGTTTAAATTTTCAGATCGAGCATCATTTATTTCCAAAAATTTCGCATGTTCACTATCCGGCTATCAGTAAGATCATCCGGGAAACTTGTGATGAGTTTCAAATAAAATACAATGAATATTCCAATGTATGGAATGCCATTGTTTCACATACGCGCCATCTTAAAAAAATGGGAATCGCATAGATAAATATCGACCCAAGAATTTATGTGTAAGATATAATTAGGGTAGTAATCATTATTTTTTAAAAATATTTATCTTAATCTTATTGATCTGAACCATAATCAGGCAAACCCTTAAGCATGAATTATACTCAAGGGAATATCTAAGAGCTAGACATTTTGAAAATAATCGGATCAAATTAATAATCGTAAATTTTATTTCATTGAAGATGTCTAAAATACTAGCTGTTTCTAATCTAAGAGACCAGGTTTATTTCACTCATCTGCTTTTATAGCCAAACAGTGATTGTTGGATAATTTATACAAAAAAATGGAATCTTAGTGAGATCTACTTGCTAATCTTGACTGAGATCCAATTTTCCATTCCTAAAAGAACGTCGTTTTAGATATTCAATAATTCAAATAAACCTGTGTTGATACCTAACTCTAAAATAGAAATTTTCAAATAGAGATCAGACTGTACGATTCTTAAAGTTCTCGATTTAGGAATAATATTTATTTTTGCTTTTTTCAAAGTGCATTACACGAGGAGAACAACGTTTTAGATTATTCGTAGTCAGTTCCATTTTGGATCCAACATAAGCCAACTAAATATTTCTTGAATTACGACTAAGTGGATTGCTCTCCTGCTTGGAGTGTTAGTCATTCCTTTGCTATGGTTTTGCACGATGCCTAAGTTTGACTCAGACTAGTGAACCGAGAAGCATATATTCGCGTTTTCTGCATGATTATGAATCGAAAAAGGTTTATCCAATCTTTGGCGTTATTACCAACATTTGGAGCTATGTACAAATTATACGATCTCTATAAGACCGGGCAGGAATTGCCGAATACGGATTTAATGCCAGCATTGTTTTTGGGTCATGGCTCTCCTATGAATGCCATCGAGGAAAATGAGTTTGTCCAAGGTTTTAGAAAGATCGGTCAAGAAATTTCAAAACCGATAGCAATACTTTGTGTGTCAGCTCATTGGGAAACCAATGGAACCCAGGTGACTGCAATGTCCAATCCTAAAACGATCCATGATTTTGGTGGATTTCCACAGGCTTTGTACGAGGTACAGTACCCTGCTCCAGGCTCTCCTGAATTAGCCCAAGAGCTGAGCCAAAAGTTGATATCCACTCAAAAAGATATGTCCTGGGGATTAGATCACGGGTGTTGGAGTGTGGTAAAACATCTCTATCCACATGCGGATGTTCCTGTAATTCAATTGAGTTTGGATATTAGAAAATCGGCTTCAGAACATTACAAATTTGCAAAAGA from Saprospiraceae bacterium includes these protein-coding regions:
- a CDS encoding acyl-CoA desaturase, producing MPRFHNVNHTDFNRAIRTKVQAYFESKRKSQTGNWSLYFKAILLWLSYFLLYTQLVFFTPNPWLGILECLVLGVLTAGIGFNVMHDGGHGSFSNSKFINFIAANSVNLLGASALMWHTKHNVIHHTYTNIAGVDDDIDLQPFVRMSPAQGRHLLHRFQFIYVWMLYPLLLIFWVFYSDFRKYFSGKIGVIKIQNFKITQHFTFWLAKIVYFVIMLVIPIYFVGFLPWLIGYLVLSFTAGLILSVVFQLAHTVEVASFPEPTETTHEIENEWAIHQVNTTVNFATKSKMVSWFVGGLNFQIEHHLFPKISHVHYPAISKIIRETCDEFQIKYNEYSNVWNAIVSHTRHLKKMGIA
- the ygiD gene encoding 4,5-DOPA dioxygenase extradiol, which codes for MNRKRFIQSLALLPTFGAMYKLYDLYKTGQELPNTDLMPALFLGHGSPMNAIEENEFVQGFRKIGQEISKPIAILCVSAHWETNGTQVTAMSNPKTIHDFGGFPQALYEVQYPAPGSPELAQELSQKLISTQKDMSWGLDHGCWSVVKHLYPHADVPVIQLSLDIRKSASEHYKFAKDLSFLRRKGVLIIGSGNLVHNLGMVAWNKLNEDYAFDWAQQASNWMKENITNHNHLSLADYKSQDKAIQLAIPTPEHYIPLLYTLALQEKNENATFYNDKAVGGSLTMTSVKIS